AGGAGAGCCCGTCGTTCCAGCAGGACCCGTCCTGCCAACCCAATCCCTTTGGCTGATGGCCATTGCTCATCGGGAGGAGCTTCGATAAGAGAGAACCCTTTTGAAAGGAGAGTCGTCCGATTTTGCATCCACCCATCTCCGAGCACAACGGTCGGCTCGGTCAGACCGCCACAGACCTCCATGATGTCCCCAATGCGTGACTCTTTCACGCACACCATCCGGTGATTCTCCCAACGAAACAGTGCCCAATACACGATTTCCTGCCGAATACCGATAGTGCTGAGCAGAGGGAGCTCGGTAACAGGATGATTCCAGGCAAGCCCTTCGAGTGTAGAAACTCCCACCAAAGGAATCTGTAAAGCCAGCCGGAAGGCCGTCATGGTCGCCAAGCCCACCCGTAATCCGGTGAACGTCCCCGGTCCTATGGACACTACCAAGCCTTCAAGATTTGATAACTGCAAAGAGACCGAGGATAACAGCCGATCTATGGTGGGGATGAGTTGCGGGGTCAAAGGTTGCCCCGACTCACAGGCCAGACTGGCTAACAGCTGTTGGTCCCGGAACACGGCCACACTCTGATGGGAGGTGGCAGATTCTAGAGCTAAAAACAACATAGTGATGGATCCTGACTTACCGATTAGTGGTCCCTTGATGCATTAGGGCAACTATGAGGCCGCATTGACGATAAACTCCTTGAAGTGCAGGGTAATGGATCCTCCGCTGGGCCGATAGTCTGTCGCCCGAACCAGAAACGGCAATCGAACCGGAGCGCTCTCTTCGCCCGTGGCGACTTTCACCTCTCGATAATCTTCACATTCTACAAACACGACAATGTCATCGAACGAGCGTCGGTATTCAATC
Above is a window of Candidatus Nitrospira neomarina DNA encoding:
- the tsaB gene encoding tRNA (adenosine(37)-N6)-threonylcarbamoyltransferase complex dimerization subunit type 1 TsaB produces the protein MLFLALESATSHQSVAVFRDQQLLASLACESGQPLTPQLIPTIDRLLSSVSLQLSNLEGLVVSIGPGTFTGLRVGLATMTAFRLALQIPLVGVSTLEGLAWNHPVTELPLLSTIGIRQEIVYWALFRWENHRMVCVKESRIGDIMEVCGGLTEPTVVLGDGWMQNRTTLLSKGFSLIEAPPDEQWPSAKGIGLAGRVLLERRALLPLGCTPHYIQPSYAEISKTKSLDPIG